A genome region from Marasmius oreades isolate 03SP1 chromosome 5, whole genome shotgun sequence includes the following:
- a CDS encoding uncharacterized protein (BUSCO:EOG092620FM): MSPPAVFDMIVVGSGGGPDETNLSSYLLKRAGTCWEDGIIAVEAGSGPGALSRLLLQNPALFDEPCSAADIYSYVRCYLLSHAHLDHINGLVISAGSLGGPRKRVYGIKKVLQDLESVFSDRLWPNLASWDEEDADYKLLYSTLYSDGRYQPIPPDVSVQTMLLNHGANESGPYESAAFFIRDDPSEREFIFFGDVEPDSLSPKPRTRDVWRLAAPKIPNKLSTIFIECSWPSERPDDLLFGHLNPQHLKSELRALATEVHNHKHSNKSRKSAKPQRKRQKRNPISDAELRGILTGLRIYIIHCKDRLDSVGPDSRPMRDIILEQVKSELDPLKLGVEILAAFPGMHIRIH; encoded by the exons ATGTCCCCACCAGCTGTCTTCGATATGATTGTGGTCGGCTCGGGAGGTGGCCCAGACGAGACTAATTTATCCTC ATATCTCCTCAAACGCGCTGGGACTTGTTGGGAGGATGGCATTATCGCCGTGGAAGCTG GTTCAGGCCCAGGAGCACTTAGTCgtcttctccttcaaaatcCCGCTCTTTTCGACGAACCCTGCTCTGCTGCAGATATTTATTCATATGTCAG ATGCTATTTATTGAGCCATGCTCACCTGGATCACATCAACGGTCTCGTTATATCTGCCGGCTCACTGGGCGGTCCTCGGAAACGTGTTTATGGCATCAAGAAGGTGTTGCAAGATCTCGAGTCTGTATTCTCAGATCGTTTATGGCCCAACCTTGCGTCTtgggatgaagaggatgccGACTACAAGTTACTCTACTCGAC TCTGTACTCAGATGGCAGATACCAACCGATACCCCCTGATGTTTCCGTCCAAACTATGCTACTCAATCATGGTGCCAATGAGTCTGGACCGTACGAATCCGCAGCTTTCTTCATTCGTGATGATCCCTCTGAAAGAGAGTTCATCTTCTTCGGCGACGTAGAACCAGACTCTCTCTCTCCCAAACCCCGGACTAGGGACGTCTGGCGTCTTGCAGCCCCTAAGATCCCAAACAAGTTGTCCACCATCTTCATTGAATGTTCTTGGCCCTCAGAACGTCCTGATGACCTGTTGTTCGGTCACCTCAACCCCCAGCATCTCAAATCCGAACTCAGGGCTTTAGCCACGGAAGTTCATAATCATAAGCATAGCAACAAATCCCGAAAGTCAGCCAAACCTCAGCGAAAACGTCAAAAACGTAATCCGATTTCAGATGCTGAATTGCGAGGAATATTGACCGGCCTTCGCATCTATATCATTCATTGCAAGGATAGACTGGATTCCGTCGGTCCAGATAGCCGCCCAATGCGAGATATCATCCTAGAGCAAGTTAAATCAGAGTTAGATCCTCTCAAGCTTGGAGTTGAGATACTGGCTGCTTTTCCCGGAATGCACATCC GCATCCACTAG